The genomic window CGGCGTGTCGGACATGCACTCACACCTGTGAATCTCGCGTGCCCGTTGGAGCGCCTCCCCGTCGAAGCGACTCAGCGGGGCTGCTCCCCGGCCCGGGTCCAATCGTTCTCGTACACGCAGTAGTCGGTCTGCCGCATCCCCAGGCTCTGGTACACCTGCTGCGCCGCCAGGTTGTGCCGGACGACGTACAGCCGCAGCCCGCAGACGTGCCCCGCCGCCCGCGCCGCCCGCTCGACGTGCTCGTGCAGCGCCCGGTATATCTGTCTCCGCCGGGCCGCCGGGTGCACGTAGACGCTCTGAATCCACCAGAACACGCCATCGCGCCAGTCGCTGTATTCCGTCGTGATCAGAAGTTGCCCCACGACACTCCCGTCGCGCTCGGCGAGGTAGTACACTCCCAGCGCCGGGTCGGCCAGCAGGCGACGGACGCCGCTGGCCACGATGGCCGGATCGAGACGCCGGCCCTCGGTCTCCTCCGCGAGCGCGCGGTTAAAGGCCGCGATGGTGTCGGCATCGGCGAGCTGTGCCCGGCGTACAATGATCGTGCTCATATAAGTAGAGTAGCTGCGAACTTCGACATGATCCAGAATTGGCAGAACAAACGTGTGACCGTCATGGGGCTCGGCGGGTTCGGCGGCGGTGTCGGCGTGACCCGCTGGCTGGCGGCCAATGGCGCCCGGATCACGCTCACTGACAAGTCGCCAGCGGAGAAGCTCCGGCCCGCCCTGGCGCAGCTCGCCGGCCTGGACCTCACGCTGCACCTCGGCGCGCACGATGTGCAGGATTTCAAGGCCACCGACCTCGTCGTCGTAAACCCCGCCGTGCCCGAGTCGTCCGAGTTTCTACACGCCGCCCGCGACGCCGGCGTGCCGATCACGACGGAGATCAACCTCTTCGTCGAACGCTGCCCGGCCCGCTGCGTCGGCATCACCGGGAGCGTGGGCAAGAGCACCGTGACCGCGATGATCGGGCATGTGCTCACGGAAGGCACGCAGGCACGCAGGCACGGAGGCACGCAGGGTAGGGTGTGGGTTGGTGGGAACATCGGGAAGTCACTGCTCGACGGGCTGGGGCAGATCAACGCCGATGATCTGGTCGTGCTGGAATTGTCCAGCTTCCAGCTTGAGCGCACGCCGCTGGTGCGCTGGAGCCCGCACGTGGCCGTCATCACGAACATCACGCCGAACCACCTGGATTGGCACGGCAGCTTCGCGGCGTACGTGGCGGCGAAGCTCAACCTTGTGCGCTTCCAAGACCCGCGACGCGACTTCGTCGTCATTCAGAACACGCCGGACCTGTGTAAGACATTTGACGAGCTTCATGGCGACTTGTCCGGGCTGTGGCGCTACGGGCTCGACGGCGACGTGCCGACGGCCGTACAGCAATCTACCCCTGCTGCCGATTGCGATGACCGTCGGCTCCGCTGGGACGGACTGCAGCTTGGCGTGCCGGGGCGGCACAACCGCGAGAACGCCGCGGCGGCGTTGACCGTTGCGCACGCACTTGGTGTGCCGGACGAAGTGGCTGTCGCGGCGCTGGCGACGTTCGAGGCCCTGCCGCACCGGCTGCAAAAGGTGGCCGAGCGCGACCGGGTCACGTACTACGACGATTCGAAGTCCACGACGCCGGAGGCTGCGCTCACCGCGCTGCGTGCGATTGAAGCACCATTGCTCGTGATCCTCGGCGGCTACGACAAGGGCAGCGATCTTACGCCGGTCGCGCGCGAGGCCGCCCGGCGCGCGAAGTTTGCCGCGTGCATCGGCAAGACCGGCCCCGGGCTGGTCGCCGCGATCCGCGCCGCCGGCGGACAGGCCGAGCTCTGCGCCGATCTGACCGCGGCGGTCGCGGCCTGCCGCCAGCGCGCCCAGGCCGGCGACGCCGTGCTGCTGTCGCCCGCCTGCGCATCGTGGGACCAGTTCGTCGACTACCGGGCGCGTGGGACGCAGTTTGCCGAGCTCGCCAGGGGGGCGGGCGGTCTCGCCAGATGAGCGCGCAGTCGGCGACCGCGATGGGCATCACCACGTCAGCGCGGGCCGCGGTCCGTCGAGCGCTGCTCGCGTGGTATCGCCGGACGGCCCGCGACCTGCCCTGGCGCCGCACGCGCGCCCCCTACTGCATCTGGCTCTCCGAAATCCTGCTACAACAGACGCGCGTCGAGACCGTCGAGCCGTATTACGAGCGCTTCATGGCTGCCTTGCCGACGGTCGCCGCGCTGGCCGCCGCGCCGCTCGAGCGTGTCCTGCGACTCTGGGCCGGCCTGGGCTACTACACGCGCGCCCGCAGCCTGCATCGCGCCGCACGGATCATCGTGGCCGAACACGGCGGCGCGTTCCCACGCACCGCCGCCGAGTGGCAGCGATTGCCCGGCATCGGACGCTACACCGCGGGCGCAGTCGCGAGCATCGCGTACGGCGAACCGGTCCCTGCCATCGACGGCAACGTGCGGCGCGTGCTCGCGCGCCTGTGCAACTACACGGCACCACTGAACACGCAAGCCGGCCAGGACGCGATCTGGGAGCGGGCGGAGTGGCTTCTACCCCGACAGGCCCCCGGCGATTTCAACCAAGCACTGATGGAGCTCGGGGCGCGCGTCTGCACACCGCGCCGGCCACGGTGTCCAGACTGCCCGGTGCAGCGCTGGTGCGCGGGCCTGTCCGCCGGTCAGCCGGAGCATCTTCCCGTCCGGCGAAACCGCCGGCGTGTGCCGGAGGTCGAGGCGGTCGCGGGTGTCCTGCGTCGGCGTGGCCAGATCCTGCTGGTGCGACGTCCGCCGGGGTTGTTGGGTGGCATGTGGACGTTGCCGACGGCGGAGCTGCGGGTTGGACAATCGCCGGTACGACGGTTGCGGGCGCTGTTGCATCCTGGGCTCATCGTCGGTGCACAGCGCGCGACCGTCGGGCATCAATTCACACACCGCCGGCTGCGCGTGCACGTCCACGCGTGCGAATGGCCGCGCGGCGTGGTGCATCCGCGCGGCAATCTCGATCGGCGCTGGGTACCCCCCGCCGAACTGGACGCTTACGTGCTGACCACGCTTGATCGCAAGCTGCTGCGGGCCGCGCTGGATTGAGGTCGCGGGCTACCCTTTGTCGCCGGCCGCCGCCTCGTCTTCCCCAGCGTCCTCGGCCGGCGGCGGCACCTCGTCCGGCTTCTCTTCAGGCAGTTTTTCCAGCCGCTCCTTGGCGAGTCGCGCGGCGGGGGCATCGCCGTGTGCATCCACGATGCGCTGGTAGAACTCCCGCGCCTTGCCGTACAGCTCGACCTTCGCAAACCGGTCGGCGATGTCCAGCCAGCGGTCTGCTTCCTGTTCGCTGCTGACTTTCTGGATGGTCTGCTGCACTTCCGCGTCGCCATCCAGACGCTCGAGGGCCGTGCTGGCCGCCCGCGCGGCCTCCGTGTCCGGGTACTCCTCGGTCACCGAACGGTACAGGCGCAGGGCCTCTAGGTAGCGCTTCGCGTTCTCATGCTCGGCGGCCTGGTCGTTCACCATTTCGCCCTTGGCGTTTTCCATCGCGGCGAGCACTTTCGGCTTGACTTTGCCGTCGCCCATCAGCCGCCCGCGCTCCTCATCCGCCTGGGAGCCCAGCTCGGTCCCGGCCATGCGCACACTCAGGTCCGCCAGAATCTTGCAGGCCTCGTCGAACTTATCCGCCCGGGCCGCGGCCCTCGCTTCCTCGAGCCATTGCCGCGCGGCCTCCTCGATCTTCTTCATCAGCTCGCCGGCGTCCTTCGCGGCGTTGCCCTCGGCCAGCTTGTTCACCCCCTGCGCCAGCGTATAGGCGCGGCCATACTGCTTCTCCTTCAGCGCCGCGCGCGCCCGCTCCAGCCGTTTCTTCAGGCTGGTGTTGTCGGCGCCGGCGGGGGGCGTCTTGCGCATCTGCGCTCGAATGTGCCCCTCCAGGTCGTCGTCCGGGTGGAAGCGGGTGGCCAGCCGCCCGGCCGTGTCGAGCAGGTACACCTTGGGGAACGAGGACACCTCGTACCGGTCCTCCGTATCCACGCCGTACCCGACCACGAACTTGATCTCCTTGCCCTTCACGACGTCCTCGGCCGCCTCCTTCTTCTGCGGCGTCATGCCAACCACCACCACGCCCAGCGGCTGGAACTTCTTGTGGATTTCGTTGACCTTGGCGATCGAGTCCGCGGATGAATCGTCCGTGCGGAAAAAGAACAGCACGACAATCCGGTCGCGGAAGCGGTCCAGCCGGGGCGTGCCCTCGATGTTGGTCCACCCGTCCGCGCTCAGCTCCGGCGCGCGCTCGCCGAGCGCAACGGTGACCGGACCCTCGGGGGCCTTCTCTTCTTCCTTGTCCTGCTCGCGGCGCTGCTCACCGCGCCGCCCCTGTGCCAGCGCCGCGCTGCTCACCAGCAACACCAGCATTAATCCGAATGCACGCCATGGACGTCGCATCGCCGCACTCCTTGGTCCCAGCCCAAGCGGTACCATGACCCTCCCGTAACAGTCTAGCGGCCCCCGCCCGCGCTGCCAACCGCGCCCGCCGGCGCGTTGCCCGGGCCGCCCCTCGCTCCTATGATCGAAAACCAACGGTGTCGCTTACCGGAGTCGCACGATGAAAATCAGCATCACCTACTGCTCGCAGTGAAACTACCTGCCCCGCGCCGCCGGTCTGGCGGCCGCCATCCAGCAAGCCCTTGGCATCGAGCCGCAGTTGATCGCGGGATCCGGCGGAATCTTTGACGTGAAGGTCGATGGCCGCCTCGTTTTCAGCAAGCATGAAACTGGACGTTTCCCGGACGACGCCGAAGTGCTCGCGGCCCTCGGCACCTGAGTCTATTCGTCCGCATTGCTGCCGTGCGCGAACGCCAGTCCGCTCGAGCCAACCTTGTACGCGGTACTCAAGGCCAACAGGATGAAAACGACATCCATGAAGCCGAAGAGCGCCCAGAACATCTCCCCCACGGCCTCCGCCGGGCCGTCGTCGGCGGCAATATCCTCACCGGCGGCGAGTTCGACGTCCGCGCGGTCCGGTGTCGGCTGCTCGGCTGCCGGTCCCTGGTCCCCGGCGGCCACCTGCGCGGCGGCTTCATCGTCGGCCCGGTAGCGCTCGATCGCGCGCTCCAGCTCGGCTTTCTTCATGGCCTCCACCCGCCGCTCGGCTGTCCGCCCGGCGCGCTCCCACTGCGCATCGGTGGCCTGCTCGGGGTCAACGCCCTGCTCCGTCAGCACCTCCGCTGCAACGTGGCGCATCACATACGCCTTCTTCAGTTCAGTGTTGCTGGTGTCCCCCGTGAGAATGGCAGCCAACACGACCACCGCGAGCAGTATCTTGGCGACGATGATCGCGAGCAGCGCCACCGTCGCCGCGACCACGCCCGGCAGCACACCACTCATGCGCGAGCCCAGCGCCATGCCAAACCCGGTGATCAGCCCGATGCCCCACGCAACGTAGCCCACTTCGTAGCCCGTCTTGTACGCGATGAAGCACCACAGCGCCGCCCCGATCGCGGCCCCCACCAGGCTCAGCACGCAGCCAAGCACGAACGTCCCCGCCCATTGGGCTGCCTTGCTTGCCACCGCGGCGGCGCCCGGGCCCAGCGCGGCCGCTTTCATGATGCGCCCCGTCTGGGCGTTGTACCCGCACGATGTACACAGCACGGCCCCGCCGACCAGCGTCGCGCCGCAATGTGGACACGGGCGCGGCATGCCGCCCCCCGCCGGCAGCCCCGCCGCCGGCCCGGTCGCGGCGGCCGCGTGCTCCTTCGCGGCCAGATCGTCCAGCCAGCCCGCGCTCTCATCCGTGGCGGGTGACGCCGTGGGCGCGCGGGCCGGCGCCGCCGCGGCGTGCGGCACGGTGAACTTCTGATGGCACTTCGGGCATTGGCCTGTGCGTCCCGCGGCCTGCGCCGCGACTTTCAGTTTCGCGCCGCACGCGCACCGCACGACGATTCGATCGACGCCCACATCCGCCATGACGCTCCTCCCGCATCACTGGCCGCTGATTCGTGTTTCACGCGCTACAACCCCTGGCAGCGGAACAAGAACGGATCCGCACCGCCATCATACCAGGCGGCATTCGCAGAAAAAAGTCGTTTTGTGTTTCACCGGGTGAAACATCCGGCACAGCGCCCGCGTCACATCACCAGCACGCCGGTGCCGTTGATCCGATCGGCCTTCAGGTCCTGCAACGCGCGGTTTGCGTCGTGGAGGTCATACCGCGTCACGTGCGGGCGAATGGGGATCTCGGCCGCTTCGGCCAGCAGCGCGCGGCCGTCCGCCCGCGTGTTCGCGGTGACCGAATGTACATTCCGCTCATAAAAGAGGTGCTTTTCGTAATCCAATTCGGGGATCGCCGACATGTGAATGCCAGCCAGCGCCAGCGTACCGCCCTTCTCCAGGTGCTCGAGCGCGGGCAGCACCAGCGCGCCGGCCGGGGCGAAGATGATCGCACTATCAACCCGCACGGGCATCTGGGTCGCATCGAGCCCGGCCCATTTCGCCCCGAGCGCTCGCGCCAGCTCCACGTGCCCCGCCGCCCGACTCACTACGTACACATCGCAGCCCCGCCGCCGCGCGATCTGCAGCACGACGTGTGCCGAGGAGCCAAACCCGTAGAGCGCCAGTGTCCCACCGGGCGGCACCTGGCTGCGCTCCAGTGCGCGGTACCCGATGATCCCGGCACACAGCAGCGGCGCCGCGTCAACGTCCGCAAACGCCGCCGGAATTTCGTACGCGAAGTCCTCCGGCACTACGGCGTACTCCGCGTATCCGCCGTCCGCGTGATAGCCCGTAAACGCCGACTGCTGACACAGGTTTTCGCGCCCCGCGCGGCAGAAGCGGCAACATCCGCACGTGCCGCGCAGCCACGCCACGCCGATCCGCTGGCCCACCCGCCACCGCGCGCAGCCGGGACCGAGCGCGTCCACCACGCCCACCACCTGGTGCCCGGGCACGATCGGCAGCGTGTGCCGCGGCAGATCGCCCTCGATCACGTGCAGGTCCGTCCGGCAAATCGCACAACAACGCACGCGCAGCCGGACTTCGCCGGCTCCCGGCGCCGGCACCGGTCGCTCGTCCGCCCGCAGCGGCGATGTCTCAATCGGACTGATTTCGTTTAGCACCATCGCCAGCATGACGTGCTCCGCGCAAACGGATTGCCGTGCCCCGCGCGCATAGAATACCATGCGCCGTGGCCGATCACACGGAGAACGGAGTCATGCCCAGGCACTCGCACGACCTACGCGGCGTTGGCCCGCAGATGCTCAGCGTGCTGGTCGTGGCCGGCACGTGGAGCGCATGCATCCGGTCGCCGGCGACGCCCACGGGCGCGCCCACCAGCGACCGCGAACAAACGGGAGCCGCCACCATGAAACTCATCATCGCCAGTACCGCCTTCGACGCCGGACAACGCATTCCCAAGCAATACACCGGCGAAGGACCGGATGTGTCGCCCGCGCTCACCTGGACCGGCGTGCCCCAGAACACCGCCGAACTCGCGCTGATCATGGATGACCCCGATGCGCCGACGCCGGAGCCATGGATCCACTGGGTGCTCGCCAAGATTCCGCCCACCGTGACCAGTCTGCGCGCGGGCATTCCGCGCGACGAGCAGCTCGACGACCCGGCGGGCGCGATTCAGGGTAAGAACTCGTGGAACACGGTCGGGTATCGCGGGCCGCTGCCGCCGCCCGGCCACGGCACGCACCACTACCATTTCAAGCTCTACGCGCTCGACCAGGCGTTGTCGCTTTCGCCCGGCCTGACGAAGAAGCAACTGCTCGACGCCATGCGCGGCCACATCGTGGCCGAGGGCGAGCTGATCGGCACGTACTCGCGCTAGTCGTCAACCGCCGGTCGAGGCCCTAAAGTACCCCGCATGATTTCCGTTGCCCTCACGATCGCCGGCTCCGACCCTTCCGGTGGCGCCGGCCTGCAGGCCGATCTCAAGACGTTTCATCAGCACGGCGTGTACGGCGAAAGCGTCGTCACGCTGCTGACCGTGCAGAACACGCGCGGCGTCAGCGAAGTGCAGACGCTCGAACCGCGCTTCGTGCTGGCGCAGCTCGACGCTGTCCTCAGCGACATTCCGCCCGTGGCCGCCAAGACCGGCGCGCTCGGCAGCGCCGCGCTGATCGAAGCCATCGGCGCCCGCGCCGCGGACTTCGGCTTTCCGCTCGTCGTTGATCCCGTGATGATCAGCAAGCACGGCGCGCCGCTGATGGAGCCCGAGGCCGCCGCCGTCCTCCGCCGCAAGCTGCTCCCGCACGCGCTGCTCGTGACGCCGAACATGCCCGAGGCCGCCGCCCTGGCGGAGATGGAAGTCGCCGACCTGCCGGCAATGGAGCGGGCCGCAGCGGCGATCGCCCTCTGCGGTGTCCCGAACGTGCTGGTCAAGGGCGGGCGACTGGAAGGGGTGACAGTGGACGTCTTATACGCAGAGGGTGACATCCACCGCTTCGCGGCGCCGCGCATCGACACATCGCACACGCACGGCACGGGCTGCGTATTCTCGGCGGCGATCACCGCCCGGCTGGCGCGCGGGGAGGACCTGCCGAGCGCGGTGCAGGCGGCGAAGGCGTTCGTGACGCACGCGATCCGCACCAGCCCAAAGCTCGGCGGCGGCCGCGGGCCGACGAATATGCTTGCGGAGGGAGCGGACGGAAGCCAGAAGGCCTGAGCCATGAGCCTTGAGCCATAGGCCATACGCCAAAGTTGCATGCAGGGCACCATGTGCCGGATTCGCAGCGCGGCACCGGACCACACCCATCTCCCTTCTAATCTCCACTTTTTACGCTCCACTCTCTCGACGCCCGGCCGGGCTTTAGCCGGCCAGTGTTTGCCACCGACTTCAGTCGGTGGGGTCAGTGGCACCCGCGACTCTCTCCCTTTATTCTTCAGGCGCATCAGCCGGGCTTCAGCGGGCTTTGCGCATGGAATGGCCCGCATGCCAACCCCCAAAAGCAAGCGCTGCCTCGGCTGCGGCTACATCCTCGATGGCCTACCTGAGCCGCGCTGCCCGGAGTGCGGGCGGTCCTTCGACCTCTCGGACGTTGCGACGTACTCGACTGTCGCGCCGCGTGCTGGACCGGGCTGGGCATGCTTTGTCGGGGCGCTGGTCGGCGTCACCCTCAACTGGACGCCGTTTCTTGGCACGATCGACCGCCGGGCGTTTCCTTTGCTAGGCCTGGCCGGGCTGGCGGTGCAGATTGCCGTTATTCTCACCTCCGTCGCCTTATTGCGAATCTGGACGCCAGCGCACGGGTCGCGTGCACCAGTAATCGCCGCGGCAGTCATGGCGACGCTAAGCCTCGTTGGCTGCTGCGGGATCACGACAGTGGCCATGCTCACATACCGATGGATTGACTGACGTCCAACGCAAGTAGCGCACAATCACGTCGCTGGCGTTCCGCGCGATTCGCGATCGCGGCCCCCAGCACCCGGCTTCAGCCAAGACCGGCTGCCATCCCCCCGGTTCGCCGGTTCCAGTCATCGGGGCCGACGCCACTCCAACTCCAGAGTTGCAGTCTGGCCCGCGACCAGATCCGCGTGTGACGCCGGGTACACGGTCTTGATTCTGGCCAGCGTGTACTGTCCGTTCTTGGACTTGACCCAAAACGCCAATCCCTCTTTGTCCTTGGTGAGCGGCAAGATTCCGCCCACGGATTCGCGATCTTCCGCGGGAGGCTTGAGCGTCATCAGCTCACTCCAGGACTTGTGACCGACCGGAAAGAGATAACCCGGACGATCATCATGACCGATGAGCGCACCTCGGGAGCAGTCGTTGCCGTCAAAATAATACACAAGGTCGACTGGGCCGGGATCTGCCAGCGGCGGCTTCAACTCG from Phycisphaerae bacterium includes these protein-coding regions:
- a CDS encoding zinc-dependent alcohol dehydrogenase family protein gives rise to the protein MLAMVLNEISPIETSPLRADERPVPAPGAGEVRLRVRCCAICRTDLHVIEGDLPRHTLPIVPGHQVVGVVDALGPGCARWRVGQRIGVAWLRGTCGCCRFCRAGRENLCQQSAFTGYHADGGYAEYAVVPEDFAYEIPAAFADVDAAPLLCAGIIGYRALERSQVPPGGTLALYGFGSSAHVVLQIARRRGCDVYVVSRAAGHVELARALGAKWAGLDATQMPVRVDSAIIFAPAGALVLPALEHLEKGGTLALAGIHMSAIPELDYEKHLFYERNVHSVTANTRADGRALLAEAAEIPIRPHVTRYDLHDANRALQDLKADRINGTGVLVM
- a CDS encoding Rdx family protein produces the protein MPRAAGLAAAIQQALGIEPQLIAGSGGIFDVKVDGRLVFSKHETGRFPDDAEVLAALGT
- the thiD gene encoding bifunctional hydroxymethylpyrimidine kinase/phosphomethylpyrimidine kinase; protein product: MISVALTIAGSDPSGGAGLQADLKTFHQHGVYGESVVTLLTVQNTRGVSEVQTLEPRFVLAQLDAVLSDIPPVAAKTGALGSAALIEAIGARAADFGFPLVVDPVMISKHGAPLMEPEAAAVLRRKLLPHALLVTPNMPEAAALAEMEVADLPAMERAAAAIALCGVPNVLVKGGRLEGVTVDVLYAEGDIHRFAAPRIDTSHTHGTGCVFSAAITARLARGEDLPSAVQAAKAFVTHAIRTSPKLGGGRGPTNMLAEGADGSQKA
- the murD gene encoding UDP-N-acetylmuramoyl-L-alanine--D-glutamate ligase, which translates into the protein MIQNWQNKRVTVMGLGGFGGGVGVTRWLAANGARITLTDKSPAEKLRPALAQLAGLDLTLHLGAHDVQDFKATDLVVVNPAVPESSEFLHAARDAGVPITTEINLFVERCPARCVGITGSVGKSTVTAMIGHVLTEGTQARRHGGTQGRVWVGGNIGKSLLDGLGQINADDLVVLELSSFQLERTPLVRWSPHVAVITNITPNHLDWHGSFAAYVAAKLNLVRFQDPRRDFVVIQNTPDLCKTFDELHGDLSGLWRYGLDGDVPTAVQQSTPAADCDDRRLRWDGLQLGVPGRHNRENAAAALTVAHALGVPDEVAVAALATFEALPHRLQKVAERDRVTYYDDSKSTTPEAALTALRAIEAPLLVILGGYDKGSDLTPVAREAARRAKFAACIGKTGPGLVAAIRAAGGQAELCADLTAAVAACRQRAQAGDAVLLSPACASWDQFVDYRARGTQFAELARGAGGLAR
- the mutY gene encoding A/G-specific adenine glycosylase is translated as MGITTSARAAVRRALLAWYRRTARDLPWRRTRAPYCIWLSEILLQQTRVETVEPYYERFMAALPTVAALAAAPLERVLRLWAGLGYYTRARSLHRAARIIVAEHGGAFPRTAAEWQRLPGIGRYTAGAVASIAYGEPVPAIDGNVRRVLARLCNYTAPLNTQAGQDAIWERAEWLLPRQAPGDFNQALMELGARVCTPRRPRCPDCPVQRWCAGLSAGQPEHLPVRRNRRRVPEVEAVAGVLRRRGQILLVRRPPGLLGGMWTLPTAELRVGQSPVRRLRALLHPGLIVGAQRATVGHQFTHRRLRVHVHACEWPRGVVHPRGNLDRRWVPPAELDAYVLTTLDRKLLRAALD
- a CDS encoding redoxin domain-containing protein, coding for MRRPWRAFGLMLVLLVSSAALAQGRRGEQRREQDKEEEKAPEGPVTVALGERAPELSADGWTNIEGTPRLDRFRDRIVVLFFFRTDDSSADSIAKVNEIHKKFQPLGVVVVGMTPQKKEAAEDVVKGKEIKFVVGYGVDTEDRYEVSSFPKVYLLDTAGRLATRFHPDDDLEGHIRAQMRKTPPAGADNTSLKKRLERARAALKEKQYGRAYTLAQGVNKLAEGNAAKDAGELMKKIEEAARQWLEEARAAARADKFDEACKILADLSVRMAGTELGSQADEERGRLMGDGKVKPKVLAAMENAKGEMVNDQAAEHENAKRYLEALRLYRSVTEEYPDTEAARAASTALERLDGDAEVQQTIQKVSSEQEADRWLDIADRFAKVELYGKAREFYQRIVDAHGDAPAARLAKERLEKLPEEKPDEVPPPAEDAGEDEAAAGDKG
- a CDS encoding GNAT family N-acetyltransferase, giving the protein MSTIIVRRAQLADADTIAAFNRALAEETEGRRLDPAIVASGVRRLLADPALGVYYLAERDGSVVGQLLITTEYSDWRDGVFWWIQSVYVHPAARRRQIYRALHEHVERAARAAGHVCGLRLYVVRHNLAAQQVYQSLGMRQTDYCVYENDWTRAGEQPR
- a CDS encoding YbhB/YbcL family Raf kinase inhibitor-like protein, which encodes MKLIIASTAFDAGQRIPKQYTGEGPDVSPALTWTGVPQNTAELALIMDDPDAPTPEPWIHWVLAKIPPTVTSLRAGIPRDEQLDDPAGAIQGKNSWNTVGYRGPLPPPGHGTHHYHFKLYALDQALSLSPGLTKKQLLDAMRGHIVAEGELIGTYSR